AAGTGCGTCGACCGGGACAGCGCGGCGAGTTCGGCGCTGGGGCCGTCGGCGAAGCGGCCACCCCAGAGGGCGCCCGTGTTCGTGGCGTCGGTCTTGCTGGGCTGCGTCGCGTCGGTCATGTCGTCCTGCCTGGGGGTACGGGTCGGTCGTGCTCGGTTCGTGGGGCGGTGCTTCGCGGGGTGGTACTGCGTGGTGCTGGTGGGGGCGGTGCTGCGTGGTGCCGGTGGGGCGTCAGTTCGCGCGGTCGCGCCGCGTGGCCGTCCGCGTCGGTCGGGCCCGGGCGCTCGCGAACGACACGCTCCCGGTGGCCGGTGCCCCGGCCAGCTCGAAGTCGAAGAGGCTCTGCTCCGACCGGCGCCCGGTGACACTCGCGACCCCGCCGTGCAACCGGAGCCGGACGTCACCGGAGACGTGCCGCTGCGTCTCCTCGATGAAGGCGTCGAGCGCGCGGCGGAGTCCGCTCGCCCAGCGACCCTCGTCGACCAGCTCCGCCCACTCGCGGTCCACGCCCTGCTTGCAGCGCAGGACCTCGCGTTCGAGGGTGATCCGTTCGAGGTCCTGGTGCGCGGCCACGAGCGCCGTCGCACCCGGTGTCTCCGCCACACGTCGGGCCTTGCGGCCGTCGAGCAGGTCGACGACCAGGTCGTGCCGACCGACCCCGTGACGGCCGGCGAGGGCGTCGAGCTCGCGCAGCAGCCGGAGGACCGGGAAGCGCTGCCCGTCGAGGGCGACCGGGACGCCGTGCTCGAAGGTCACGGTGACCTCGTCGGGCTCGGTGTCCGGCTGCGCGGAGACCTCCGCCGTGCGCGCCCAGTCCGCACGGTCGACCGCGGCCCACGGGTCCTCGAGGTCCGGCTCGGTGACGACACGGCCCCACAC
The sequence above is drawn from the Curtobacterium sp. MR_MD2014 genome and encodes:
- a CDS encoding argininosuccinate synthase domain-containing protein; this encodes MTDRIVVACSAGVDPAAAVEHFAVDHEVLALVVDLGGRSREVDAVRDRMRAAGAVDAVVVDAKTEYADRYVVAAVRANAGGPGRPLVPALRLPIVVDHLVRTARQLGAVAVAHLTSAPDEVALTTTIAGHDPDLRVLPVPTAVVPAGGTEHDVWGRVVTEPDLEDPWAAVDRADWARTAEVSAQPDTEPDEVTVTFEHGVPVALDGQRFPVLRLLRELDALAGRHGVGRHDLVVDLLDGRKARRVAETPGATALVAAHQDLERITLEREVLRCKQGVDREWAELVDEGRWASGLRRALDAFIEETQRHVSGDVRLRLHGGVASVTGRRSEQSLFDFELAGAPATGSVSFASARARPTRTATRRDRAN